Within the Rosa rugosa chromosome 2, drRosRugo1.1, whole genome shotgun sequence genome, the region taatagccaatgattacatcaaagtttcgtgaccataatctaatccaatataaaaatcaaactttagacaaattgtagtcactcaattcgttcggtaattccaattaaatatgaccagggaagtagagagagatgtcggtggagcgaagctctcttaaataccactaatctcaattactttcctagacatcatacttaattgagtacgcctagaggaaaagagataatccaataagtcattttattgattaaggcataatttccattacataattcttggaaattaaaagactatgctatataaaaatctgcggcattctttcttcatcgccagatttgaagtcttttatggctcgatatcttgattaccattgatcaggtactccataaaataccatgaagaggatgctctcttgattgaggtgtattgacacaatacaAATGGTCTCTAGGACCAATGGCGTTGGAGtagtgcaatcatggccaaaagtggcgccatggtgtccaaccctataccctcaacgtcatgactcctatggtcatgttagggttttctcaatcaatttgttcttttgtgtttttccacaagcatgcataaataatatgatgcagagagcctccgaacaatatttcataactctttcaaagttttagTGAAGCATATATTATTCCATCTTGCTTCTATGTTcggaaagttgtgaatgttactaaaacATTCACTAGGCGCAACCCAAGGGTTGttagcgctatcctcattcatgtactcaaacttgagggccatcttcatgtggcgcttcatcagggtaaatgccctggaattttctatctcagtttgtgagtcttgagcggttcctttagaacagggctcttggattgtaggcaaataaatatcccgtgcccgtagaatccaatggagtaaaatcgagctcgttcaagtcttacatcctgaagaggaaagcaagaacgtattagtttcggagtcaatgctgcCACGcaaactaatataagatttctgagccttaatgctaccaagaaatcgatttccaagaataattggattagaccgaaacaatgatgtttgaatggtcaaaatcgatgctcacgaacgctcttagtccgtagcttacgaATGCTCTTAGTTCATTAattcgatgcttacggacgctcttagtccgaagtcttacgaacgctcttagtttgttaattgcgtgaatccccacgattccgctttctcaagaatcgaacccacgttataagaaaggtgggatgtagaagaagggaggttgcaagtccccgaagaaaagaaggagaaattaaattctgaaagcgggaactttaatgtaaatacttacttgttgaaattcggaacagattctgttctgaacagcttgcactttgattggtgtacaggtctcaaaacaactccgataaggctgaaattcggaggttagatggaagagacagagacgaacaactttgatgaagaaaggattttgatctgaggttcctaactagacgtttcggggcttgcaagcagaatgacgtgcacaggaaaggagaaggatgcagttggtgtacgttggtgctgcaggggcagcagacgtGCAGCGGTGCTGTAGGGGCAGCAGGGATatgtgcgcaggggcgcgtaggtgaggctagcgtgggctaggagctgcggtaatgaagaagatttttgggtttttggtttttggtttgtggttaaagctcgtgctgataacgtgtttaagtaaaatagattcgagagagaatgtagagagaattgtagggagaatgtaatcatattattgagaataggagtcctttatatagggattacatagtactagttctaatgttacatggaatactaatccgtgtaagattgggaaatctagaaccttctctcctagtgctactcctagtttgataaggcacacataaaactgattttccttcaacaaaattttaattattgatttattattaagTTTATTTGAAGCATTTTTAACAAACGCTTTGTTCTAACTTTTAGGGCTAGTTTTTGAGCTGTTTCGGAACTTTTCCTATTAGTGTCATTGTGTCAAGTTACTGTTTCATTGGACTTATTCTTAGAGTGTTGCATTTTAGGTTGCTTTAGAGCTATCTAAAAATTGCTCAATCTTGTCATAACCTAGTTTTTGGATGAGCTATGTTATCTACATGGTAAATATTAATGAATTGACACCcaccttctttcaaaaaaaaaaaaaaaaaacttatttaaatttatttagAGTTGAGTCTAAGTGAGTTAGGTAAATATGAGCTGGGGCAATCATGCATATTCCCTGACCTACAGGGAAACAACCCTACCCTAGCTATTTGGCCACCGCCGTTGCCGCGAAGCTTGGGAAGGACTTGTACCTACCCTAGTTATTTGGCCACCACCGTGCGTGGGAAGGACTTGTAATGGAGAAATGAAATGATAAATTTAAGACGAGTATTGTGTATGTAAACGAATTACCAGTGAGTTAAAATCATGATAATATGCaatatgtttaaggaaaatatgatttgcagagagaattgatgggagaattgtagtagtattattgataataggagccctatatatatggatttacagagtacacaaaaggtaatagaatccgaacataattagaaaatctagaaccttctcctattacaactctaagactaaaccctagtttgaagaggcacacatgatgtcgacttcTTTCAACACAATACTAATTATTTTCACATGGGTGGACCAAACATTATTGAAGAACCTTTGTAACATTGCCTTGTGCAAAGGATGACCCTTGTATTTAGGCAAAGTCACTAATGGGATGTGCCTAACCACCCAATAAATGCAAGTAACTAACTGTACAAAGAGTCTTCTGTGAACCAAGGTCCACCTGCACCAAGCCCAAATTCAGCGCGTGACTGATACACACGCGGTTTCCAATTTAACTACGATCCACCTGCATTATGGTCCATAGTAGAATTTTCGCTAACCGTACGTACTAGGTAATTATCTATTTTCGTTGGGGAAGTTTTTCTTCTAGCTCTTAACCTAAAAAGGCGGAGCCTTGGAGGTGTTTTTCCAAGAGGTACAGCACTGTCAAATCAATCAATAAACTAGAGATGAACAATTTGGTGGGAGAGTTTCTGGCCATGTTTTCAACACTAGTATAGTTACATGATCACATCACAACAACCAGAAATATTCTTGCCTTCTTGGTATTTATGATGGATTTGAGGAATGTTATGCAATGATTACTGGACTGAATAGAGAAATTAGGTCTGTCCTCTTCTGTACAATTTCACATCGGAAATCATTGTCCCTTAAGAACAATATACTCAATAGGAGAGAGGGACGTCCTTTTTATGTAAAAAAGAGGAGGACCTCCTCTCTAAAAAGTAGttgataataaaatattatgaactgttcaaagttcaaacatagTCGATTGATTTTGAGTTGGACGTTATATGTTGCTAACTCCATCCATAACAcactatttttttagttttacagTGATATCTCGCTTTCTTCCAATATTTTGCTGACGCCTGAAAGAAATGCAGTGAAAAAAGGAATGTGATGGTATGGGTAAGGCCTCATAGGCTCATAGCTCTAAGTGAAGCATGACAAACAAGATCTGATCTTTCTGGTGCACCATATACATAGTTCTTTGAAAAATTGCATAGAAGTAAAGAAGCTGAGCCATGATGAACAAACAAGATGAATAATGGAATTCATTTACCAACAAAATTTTTTAAGATTACAAACCCTACATACATTGATTACAGAAACATTACAACTCTGCAGATTAAAACCCTCAAGCAGGGTCCATCTACAAACTGGAAACAATCTCCATCTACAAGCGAATCAATGGGACCTTAATTCTTCAACAACATGATGAGCTTTCTCCAGAGCCTATTCTTATGATTTCCGGAACGAGATGCAGTTGATCAAGTACTCAAATGTGCAGCAGAGAGTCCCTAATTTAGAAAGCAAGCAAGTATTTATAGTCCTGACAAAAACTTAATTAGTTCTTAAAAACACCAGAAGGGGAAGGAATAGTACCTTTTAGAAAATATTTGTTTGTAGATCTTGCATCTCAGGATCCACAAGCTTAGCACCCTTTTCAGCTTCAGTTGTCCCGAAGAGAGGAGCATCGAGTTGAGGAGGGTTCTGCACATTAATAAAAGCTCTTCAGTATAAGTTGAAACCCTTCAAATGCAATAGCTGGAGTACATAATTTGAAACATGAGGAAAGTGTAATCCCATTGAACTTTTCAGATTTATAGCCTTGTTTTCAATTCACATATATGATATCCTTTATACTTTATGCATAGCCAACTTGCAGGGTTTCAAGATTTACCATGCAGCGAACTAGAGCCCAGTTGATACCCCGAAAGAAAGGGTGACGCTTAATTTCGCTTGCCCCTTCCTGAGACCCCAATCTGTTTTTGGGATCACGATGCAACAACCGATACATTAACTGTTTTGCTTGGAGACTTGCCTGCATCAGGACAGAAATTTTAAGTTCATGATATTATATTGAACTCAGCACTGTAGTATAATATCATGGTAAGAAGGAAAAAGTGTTGATGTTCTTTGCATCAACTTCTGTTGAATCACACTTCATAAGATCCTAATGACTCCTCCGAAGATGTGCAACATGCAAAGATTTGTAAATACATGTTGAGATGCACATGATAATCCAGAATTAGACATGCAAAAGAATGCACATTTATATAGCTAGAGTGAAGATCTCACCGGTATACTTCCTGGAAATTTGAGATCCTTGTGAAGAATATTGGCGAACGTCTTTTGCCTTGTCTTTCCCCTAAATGGTGTATATCCATAGAGCATTTCATATATAAGAatacctgaaaaaaaaaaaaaaaaaacaggttctGTTGATTCGCAAAGAGCCAAAGATGATAGATGTCAAGTGACTAGCTTAAATGTCAGTCTCGTATATGGTTGCACTGAAGCGAATGCTATTAAATTGACCTTTACCAACGTACGTAGTATCGTGGTTTTGCCGgcgaaatatatatatcattattTTAAATTCACTTTAATTTGTGACAGATTTCTGTCGTCATTAAGACGCCCCCATGAAACATAAGTGGTCGTTATATATCATTATCAAATTCACTTCTGCCGACAAAAGTTCATCGACATTAAACCTTTTGCCAACAAATTTTTGTCGGCACGAGGAACTTTGCCCAATGATGTTCGCAACTTTGCCAAACGAGTGGTTTACAAAATTTTGGACCTTTTGGTGATGAATCATTCATCGGTGAAAGTGTGTTCTTTTTTCATGGTTTGtttaaaattcaataatttGATGCACATACTTGAAGAGGTAAAACGCACTAATAATTAGGAGATGAATTAATATGTTTCTTAGAGGTAGAAACAAGAAGGTAATTCAGAATTGAGTGAAATTACCAAGAGCCCACCAGTCTACTGCACTAGAATGGCCAGCTCCAGTTATGATTTCCTACAAGTGGGAAAGAAATAATTAAGCAGTCAATATAAGCAACAGATAACCAAGGAACTGTTGAGAAACTTCAAAAAAGAATGTTAACAGTGTCAAACCGGAGCGATGTACTCTTCCGTTCCAACAAAAGAATTTGATGCTCTCATTGGTTCAGCCATGAAGATTGGATTCTGTTGACCTTTGTGATGCCTTTTCTTTTCGTTTATGGTCGGAATTAAAAGCTGAAAGAACCAGATAATAACACTGTTTGTTAAAAACTACCCTAGAAGATTAAAGGGTAATTAGTTCCAAGCATCAGCTTGTTAATTTTCAAGCCAGTTACTCAGAAATACTAAAGATGGAGGAGAATGGAGTTACTGCTAtgcaaacaaaacaaagaaatatgTTGTTGCTCTCTCTATTTCGGAATTATAACAAAGAATTTTGCTTTCTAGTTTCTTTGGTGGGATACCTGTGGTTTGCAAGATGTCAAACACGATAAATCAAAATCGGTCAGGGTTACGTGCCCACTGCTCTGAAGTAAAACATTTTCAGGCTTCAAATCCCTGTAAATTATCCCTACAAGTAAAGGAAGCAGAAGCCTCTCAAAATATTAGGTCATGATGCCTCAACAAATTAAAACAATTAAATTGCTATGTGAGGAATATATAGAATTCCATTCTCACTTCATTTCCTCCATTGATTGGAAATGttatataataaataaataaataaatatgaatgatgcaaacAATTTACCTTGACAGTGAAGATACTCCAAGGCAACAACTACCTCTGCAACATAAAATCTACAATCGCCAACAACAAAACAGATCAATGAGTCATTTGCTACAGAATACAAATAAACAATTGAACTGCGAGGGTATTTGAACCCGCAATTGCTGCtccaattatcacaacaaactTCAAGTTGTTGGTAACTCATCTGCATTACTATTACTTTTTGGGTAATTTACCTCACTGAATCTTCCTTCAGTATCTTCGTTGGTTGACTGTCCAAAAGTAGGAAGAGTTCTCCACCAGGGTAGTAATCAGTGATCAGGCAAACATGTGTTTTGGTCTGCAAAGTATTATATATACATGGTGAAGTTTGAACAAATAGATAAGTAAACGATGACACAACAATGAAAAATGATGATTCATCCGGTTATAATTAGTAAGTTATGACTTTTCACATGGGATTATTTTAGAGTTTCTGACCTGAAACGAAGCATACAATGCAGGAAGAAAAGGGTGATCCAACATGTCGAGGATTTCTCTCTCTGCACAAGCTCTGTGCACCTGCAAGAAAGGAATGAAAAGACTTCTGTAAATAGAAATGGAAGTGGCACATTCCATTCATTACTGACATTAAAATCTGACTCCTCATGATAAGGACAATAAGGTAGCAAGACATAAAATGAGTTCCCAACTTTTAAATACCTTGTTCCTATTGAGCATGATACTCTTATCCATAGCCTTCATGGCGTAGTACTGATCAGTTCCACACAATTGGACCAAATGCACACTGACATTGAATATTTCCAAAAGATAGTTCAAGTAAGTAGAATCTAAGTTAAGATTCCTCAATTTCCATAGACTACTTCAAACCTGAGGTATAAAACTGTTTAACATACTAACCTGCCAGTATCACCAGATCCCAAGGGCTTTATAGGCTTAAAATGTTTCAATCCTATCTGTTCTCCACTGTCTAGAATCTGCAATATCAAGAGTTACTTCGATCAGCAATCTATCATGATATAGTTTTAAGAAAAACAACAGAACAAATCCCTAATACTTGaagatagaaaagaaaaattttagAGATGAGTCTATATCATGTTTCCAGGAAACCAGTAATAGACACTGAACAAAACCAATCTTTTCCCATGGCAGTTTATAAAAATTTTGTTAGACAATACCATACATATATAATTGAACAATTAATACCTTTTGAATAGCTCTCCAAGGGGGGCTGTCCCTTCTATGAGGCTTTGGATGAACGATCTTTGAATGATTCATCCATAAATCTTCTGGTTTCTGCAGTTGGAGAAAACTTCTGTCAAATTTTTAAACCTTTAGATTTTACAAACGGTGGATTTAGAAAGTGGCATTACCATATTGGCATCTGGAAGTTCTCTTGCTGCCTCATCAACATTAACTGCAGTCTCTTTGACCTGCGTAACGAACCAACCAAACAATTTAAGGAAAAGAACATTCAATATTTATGATCACAATCATCTGAAAAGTGCACAATGTATCTTCCATACCAGTTTTTCACTCTCTTTTGCTGTAACTTCAGGAATAGAGTTATGCAGAGGCTCAATGTGCTGACTGCCATCAAGTTGTACTCCAATAAAATACTGTACTTCTCCCTGTTTACATAAACAAGTGGAATGGCAAATCAGTTCCATATTCTTTTCTATTCTGGTAATTGTCTAATTTGAAATTTTATTATACCCTTTTAAAATAAGCTTGCATTCAACAGTAACATTGATTTTGTAATGTAATAAAGAATGTGTGAGGGGATATATTACCTTTTGATCACGCATAGGCTGCAGATGAAAGACATTCCAGAACTTTTTGCCTGGATTGAGTACAAAGAGACTTTAGCTAAGTACACAATCACTAGCTTTATGGACTTAACCTTTACAGGAGAAACATACCGCTTTTCGTGTAATTGATGAGTTGTACAGTCACGTCAGTCTGGTTGTCAATTGCCTCTCTTATTTTTTTCACAGTTGCTGGATCAGTCTCAGATCCTTGAAGGAATCTACAAAATCCAAACAAACAAGAGTTTAGCATTTCATTAAGGTTTGAACGCATCAATGAGCACTATTACACTAACTAGTAACTACTTCTTGATGCAATGAACCAATTTTAGATGTTGGAGTTTCAAATTACTATCAAATTGATCTTAGTACCATTTTCAATTACTTATAGTTTATAGTGAAGCAAACCTGCAATTTCTTCCCAATATTTCTTCGCGGCTGTACTCCGTTAGCTCTAAGAAGCTGTCGGATGCAAATATCTGAAATACATACATTCAAAGACATCACATTCTTGTTACATTCTGCATTCTCATCTAGATTgcaaaattgaaatgaaattggAAGAATGAACTAAACAGTTCCGAGTGGAAATCTTACAATGGGATTATCAGGCAGCCTTGGATCAGTAATGACAAAGTTTTTCTCTATACGTTCCAGCGTCGTAGCAAGATCTATACCCTTCCTCATTTCCTTCTTCCTCGCTTTATCTTCAAGACTCATAGGTCTCTCATCATTGTCACTGTCATCACGGACATCCTCAGAATCACCAAAGTTGTCAAATGTATCATCATCGGGTTGGCTTTGAGTTTGACTTTTCCGAATAACCCTGAAGTATAACACACAGTTGTTAAGCTACATATATGCATGATCGATCATTTAATTTTCAGCAGTTATTTATAAGAAGAAGCGAAACTATACCCCATGAAAGAGCGCCGTCTagattttttctgtttcttttcagGAACCTCATTGATACACTGCATTGAGATTTTAGCATCCCCAAGTGAGTTACGTCTAGGTGGTGCCACATTCTCTGAGTTTCTCCGAGGCAAACTCTCGGAGTTTCTCCTCGCAAGAGCTTCTATTACCTCCTCTCCCCTACCGCCACCTCCGGACTTTCTAAAGGGACGATTTATCGATTCACTAAGTGACCTCGGTCTCCTCACTGCCTGCACAAGCTCAGTTACTGAATGTGTAGCCATCTCTTTCTGACGAGCTGCAACAAAGAACACTTTTCTGTTAGCTCAAATATATATAGCTTTAATGGAACTTGTTCTTTCCTTTCTAAGTGTCACACCGTAGatgcaaagaaaaaaagatcaCGAAATTGAACTATCAACCTAAGCAATTAACAATATCAAAGTTGTGACAATACTATTTATGCTGATCTATATAATTAAATCGATCCTCAATTCTTAATTTTAAAGAGGTTCGCTTACAATATACTCAATACATAAAATAGATTAGCTCAATATTAAAATAAACTAAATCTATGTGTTGGTAGACAAATTCGATACAAATTTAGTTTGTTCTATGTATGGAAATAGACAACAGTAGAAAATTGATCTACTACTATAAATTTAGTCTACACTTGATATATTAATACATTAATGTGCCGTGATTTATATGTCCAGCATATAATAAGCTACGTGGCGTATAGTAAATGCCATACCATCATATCGAATGAGGGATTCAGGCAATCCATTGGGGCGCAGCATCTTATCCTTGGACCCCTCAGTGTGCTTGCTCACCTCCACTTGCattctgccacgtcagcaacacaA harbors:
- the LOC133731905 gene encoding phototropin-1, translating into MQVEVSKHTEGSKDKMLRPNGLPESLIRYDARQKEMATHSVTELVQAVRRPRSLSESINRPFRKSGGGGRGEEVIEALARRNSESLPRRNSENVAPPRRNSLGDAKISMQCINEVPEKKQKKSRRRSFMGVIRKSQTQSQPDDDTFDNFGDSEDVRDDSDNDERPMSLEDKARKKEMRKGIDLATTLERIEKNFVITDPRLPDNPIIFASDSFLELTEYSREEILGRNCRFLQGSETDPATVKKIREAIDNQTDVTVQLINYTKSGKKFWNVFHLQPMRDQKGEVQYFIGVQLDGSQHIEPLHNSIPEVTAKESEKLVKETAVNVDEAARELPDANMKPEDLWMNHSKIVHPKPHRRDSPPWRAIQKILDSGEQIGLKHFKPIKPLGSGDTGSVHLVQLCGTDQYYAMKAMDKSIMLNRNKVHRACAEREILDMLDHPFLPALYASFQTKTHVCLITDYYPGGELFLLLDSQPTKILKEDSVRFYVAEVVVALEYLHCQGIIYRDLKPENVLLQSSGHVTLTDFDLSCLTSCKPQLLIPTINEKKRHHKGQQNPIFMAEPMRASNSFVGTEEYIAPEIITGAGHSSAVDWWALGILIYEMLYGYTPFRGKTRQKTFANILHKDLKFPGSIPASLQAKQLMYRLLHRDPKNRLGSQEGASEIKRHPFFRGINWALVRCMNPPQLDAPLFGTTEAEKGAKLVDPEMQDLQTNIF